The DNA window GGGGCGGAACTCAGCGCCTACCGCGGCTGATCGGAGTTCACCACGCCATCCGAATGATCACCACCGGAGCAACTGTCAGCGGCGCTGAAGCGGTGGAACTGGGCCTGGTGTTTGATGTCGTGCCGGAATCGCAGCTTGTTGAAGAAGGCCGGCGACTGATCGATATCCTGCGGCAGGACGACGCGTGGAAGAAGGCCCGGCAGCTTCGCAGTCAGCCGCTGGGGATGACCGGCGACCAGGTCGCGTTCACGTTTTCCGTTGCGGAAGGTTACATCCGCGGCAAATCCGGCAGCCAGTATCCGGCTCCCCTGGTGGCGCTGAAGGCGATTCGTGACGGGATCAACCTGCCTCTGGTTCAGGCGCTGCAGGTGGAGCGCGATGCCGCTCTGGAGATCATGCAATCGCCATCCGCGGCGAACCTGATCGGTGTGTTCTTTCGTGGAAATGCGGTGGAACGGAATCCAGGCATCGACCTGCGAGCTGTCCCGCCGCGTGACATCGCGCGAGTCGGTGTGCTGGGCACCGGATTGATGGGAGCCGGCATCGCCACCGCCAGCGCACGTCGCGACATTCCG is part of the Planctomycetaceae bacterium genome and encodes:
- a CDS encoding enoyl-CoA hydratase-related protein, which codes for MAAAFQLTTADDGIATLTFDVPQQKVNTFSAPVISELFEVVAELEKRSDVRGLIFLSGKPGQFIAGADLGELAALVHATAEQVTHGVRRGHELFDRFSRLPFPTVALIDGHCMGGGTELVLSMDQRLLSSNRKAGIALPETKLGIIPGWGGTQRLPRLIGVHHAIRMITTGATVSGAEAVELGLVFDVVPESQLVEEGRRLIDILRQDDAWKKARQLRSQPLGMTGDQVAFTFSVAEGYIRGKSGSQYPAPLVALKAIRDGINLPLVQALQVERDAALEIMQSPSAANLIGVFFRGNAVERNPGIDLRAVPPRDIARVGVLGTGLMGAGIATASARRDIP